TCGGCGGTTTTGGGTATTGGCGGACTATATCATTCTCTGCGTGGCCCAAGTAAACTGGCTGGCTTTTTTGATTTCGATTGGTCAGATAAGGATAAAATCTCCTCGATTCTGGGCTACCATTTGATTGCTTTAGGGGTAGCTGCTCTACTTCTCGTCTGTAAAGCGATGTTTTGGGGCGGTATTTATGACACTTGGCTACCTGGTGGGGGCGATGTCCGTCTGGTAACGAATCCCACTCTCGATCCAAGAGTGATCTTTGGTTATTTTTTCCGTAGTCCTCTGGGGGGTGATGGTTGGCTGGTCAGTGTTAACAATCTCGAAGATATAGTCGGTGGTCATATTTGGATGGGCTGTATCTTAATTGCTGGCGGTATCTGGCACGTTCTGACTGTTCCGTTTAAATGGACTCATAAAGTTTTTGTTTGGTCGGGTGAAGCCTATCTTTCCCAAAGTTTAGGTAATGTGGCAGGACAGGCATTTATTGCAGCCATGTTTATCTGGTTTAACAATACCGCTTATCCCAGCGAATTCTATGGCCCGACAGTTGCAGAATCTTCTCAAGCCCAGTCCTTCGTCTTTCTCATGCGAGATCAAGATTTAGGAGCAAATATTGCTAACACTCAAGGCCCTACAGGTTTAGGTAAATACTTACAGCGATCGCCTACTGGAGAGATTATCTTTGGTGGTGAAACTATGCGCTTTTGGGATTTTCGTGGCCCCTGGCTCGAACCTTTACGGGGAGACCACGGTTTAGATATTGATAAACTACGCAACGATGTCCAACCCTGGCAAATACGACGGGCAGCAGACTATATGGTGCAAGCACCTATGGGTTCAATTAACTCCGTAGCTGGTTTAGCCACTGAAATCAACGGCTTTAACTTCTTATCACTTCGGACTTGGATGACTGGTTCTCATATTATTCTGGCTTTCTTCTTTCTAGTTGGTCATTGGTGGCACGCAGGTAGGGCGAGGGCGCAAGCTGCTGGCTTTGAAAGAGGCATCGATCGCAAGGATGAGCCTGTTTTATCGATGGGAGATATTGATTAGTGGGTAGTGGGTAGTAGGTAGTAGGTAGTAGGTAATGAGTAATGGGTAGTGGTTAGTAGGTAGTAGG
The genomic region above belongs to Pleurocapsa minor HA4230-MV1 and contains:
- the psbC gene encoding photosystem II reaction center protein CP43 produces the protein METPFTDLTVNITATAGDDINPVREGRDQASTGYAWWAGNARFINLSGKFLGAHVAHAGLIAFWAGAMLLYEVAHYDPDLPMFRQGCLLMPHIATLGFGVGAGGEVISLFPFMAIAVLHLIGSAVLGIGGLYHSLRGPSKLAGFFDFDWSDKDKISSILGYHLIALGVAALLLVCKAMFWGGIYDTWLPGGGDVRLVTNPTLDPRVIFGYFFRSPLGGDGWLVSVNNLEDIVGGHIWMGCILIAGGIWHVLTVPFKWTHKVFVWSGEAYLSQSLGNVAGQAFIAAMFIWFNNTAYPSEFYGPTVAESSQAQSFVFLMRDQDLGANIANTQGPTGLGKYLQRSPTGEIIFGGETMRFWDFRGPWLEPLRGDHGLDIDKLRNDVQPWQIRRAADYMVQAPMGSINSVAGLATEINGFNFLSLRTWMTGSHIILAFFFLVGHWWHAGRARAQAAGFERGIDRKDEPVLSMGDID